The genomic region TGCTCCAGAACCAACAGCCCAGAATCTTGGAATTAAGTTACCCATGAAAACAACAAGAGGTGTCCACACAAGCATAGCTGAGATGTACCATCCTGTAACGTAAAGAGGTCCTCTTTGAGATGCTTTAAACAGAGGAGCACCAAACTGGAGAAGATGTAAAAGCAACCAGAAAACAATTATTGGATCAAGCCACCACGGAGTTTCTCCCCATTCAACGTTATCAGCCATTCCAAAGAAAAGAATAGCAACAACTGTTATTAAAACTGCTGCCTGCAGTGCTATGAACATAAACCATCCAAGAGCATCGCTAAGAACTTTATATCCTGTAAATCTTGGTACAGCCCAGTAAAGGAGACCTGTAAACATATTAACAAGGAATCCATATGCAGCACCTGCTGTGTGGATCATTCTAACTCTTCCTGGAGATAAAAACTCTATTCCAGGGAATGGATATATACCGTCAAGCTGAAGTGAGTATAAAAATCCCATTAATGCAACAATTATGAAAAATATAAGACCTAATGCCACATGAGCCTTAACAAGCCCATAGTTGACAAGGTTTTGCAGTTCTTGATTATTAGCTGCCATTTTTACCCTCCTTATTTACCTTTGTTCATAAGGTAAGCGATGTAAGAAACGAGATGCCATCTATCCTCTTCAGACAGGAAGTCAAACTTCGGCATTGGAGAACCTTCAAGTCCAACTGTAAGAACTCTGAATGTGTCTTCTGGTTTTGGTCCAGCTGATCTAACTGGGTACGTAAGATCTGTTGGAGGTACAGGAAGTGTAGAAGCTATAGGACCATCTCCCCTTCCCTGTTCACCGTGGCATGCAGTACAGTTAGTAGCATAGATCTGCTTACCTTTTTCAATTGATTCAGGAGAGCCAAACCATTCTGGTTTTTTAATATGTCTGTAAACAGACTCACCGGGTTTTTCTTTCTGCCATCTGTCAGAGAATGTTTTGATGTAAGCTATAACAGCCCTTTTTTGAACTTCTGGAACGAGCTTGAAAGAAGGCATTGGAGTTTGAGGTATCCCCCAGTTTAGAACATGCATCAGATCTTCATCTGTTGGAAGAGTTCCTTCTGGAGTTGATTTCCACCTGAATACTGCAGTGTTAAAGTTTGGTGGTTTGTCTTTGAAGAACTTTGCTGCTTCAGAATTACCATCACCATTTACGCCGTGACATCCTACACAGAACTTGTTGTAAACTTTCCTTCCTGCTTCTTCCTGCGCTGTAAGATCTTTTGTTCTTTTAGCCTGTGCAGGTTTTGAAGAGTAAACATGCAACAGACCGTAAATGAACAGAGCCGGGAAGAAGAAGAACAGGATCCACTTAACGGCCGTGTTTTCTCCCATGAGATTACCTCCTAAAATATTTAATAGACTCTATTCTACATAATTTCACAGATTTTTCACAGGGAAGTTTCATAATAGAATCTCCTCTCCATATTCCTTCATTACTTTTATAACATCGTGAAAACTGTTAAACTGGTATACCCTCTTACCTCTTAAATTTATTTTTTTCAGATACTCAGCTAACCCTCCTGTTGAAAAAATTATATCATT from Persephonella hydrogeniphila harbors:
- a CDS encoding c-type cytochrome, which encodes MGENTAVKWILFFFFPALFIYGLLHVYSSKPAQAKRTKDLTAQEEAGRKVYNKFCVGCHGVNGDGNSEAAKFFKDKPPNFNTAVFRWKSTPEGTLPTDEDLMHVLNWGIPQTPMPSFKLVPEVQKRAVIAYIKTFSDRWQKEKPGESVYRHIKKPEWFGSPESIEKGKQIYATNCTACHGEQGRGDGPIASTLPVPPTDLTYPVRSAGPKPEDTFRVLTVGLEGSPMPKFDFLSEEDRWHLVSYIAYLMNKGK